The genomic region ACTAATCCCACTTCACCATTTCTCTTCCAACTCCACCTGGTATGGTAACtacaaaatacattaaaatCTCTGTTGTCTGAAAACAACGTTGTACTAATTATGTACTTTTTGCTTTTGCTATGGTGACCAACTAGGAATGAAAATAGACAAATATAGtacttactttattattttttttttaattttttttgttttaatgagaaaagattaggaatttcaaatttaatttgaaGTAATGGGAGTAATGTAGTTTactttcttactttcttttaatttaattacttagAAGTTGGACCTAGCAGATGCCAATGTGAAGCGGCTTCACCAAATCAAACATTTAGCGTGGACCCAGATGGTGATCTTGTTCTAACTAGGCGTAACAGTAAGTTCTTGTCTACAATACATTTATTTAATGTTAATGttagtattattattagtattattattattttgtgaagTCCAATGTAACGTCAAATTTGATATTGTTTACTGTACAATTTAAAGCCCGTTTGTTTTACGACATTCTCAAATTGGTCTACCAAATACATGCTAGCTATAATTGGTAACCCTTTATATTCCCAGGTGCTATAGCATTACTACACATAATAataagtttctttcttttctttcatttcaacccatattgatttctttctttgtcttctttttatttttgggtgcaACTAAttatagattataaaatattagAATAACTACCTCaaacttgaaaataaatattaatttaatagattataatataaaaatattaaataaatattaatttaattaatatataaatataaaaatgccTCATTTTAGTTATTGTCCCAAATTGTTTAGGGTTGGCCCTAAACAAGTTGTACTCAAATACACACAAAACTCCTTAATTCCTAttaaaaagagttaaaaataatccagattgtttgaattttttaaactaaaatatatattagattttttagTGATCTCTCACTTGTTAAAtacgtttctcaaaaaaagaaaaagaaaaaaagaagaagaagttaaacACAATTAAGattgttgttgaaaataaaatatgcaactATATTTGTATGTGGTACTTCTCACACTAGGTATagtcttttttttgtgtggctgAGAATAGGTATAGTTATTAATTATGTCTAAAATATGGTAACAAAAATCAACATTAGCTGCTGTGCTGCACTGTAAGTTTATCATGAAAAATCTAGAagggaagaagaataagatAAACTACAAACAGTGTGCATCAGCAGATTCAATTCAATACCATTCATAATTGACAGTAGGTTCACTGGTAATATGgatattttgcaatttttttattatatatccaCTTATCCTTTTACGTTCTGCGTCAGACATGACATTAAAAGTTCATACTTTTTTCGTTTCCTGTTGACTTCTGGTGTAAACTATGTGAGTTTGATATTCATTGATGTGGTCGGTGAAGTTATGTCGGCATACATTGCTTTGTAAGAAATACCTacctaattttttatattagaatAACTAcctcaaacttgaaaaaaataagataatgaCTCCCGTGGAAAAACATTAAGGAAATTGGTTCTGAAAGCTTAGAATGTCGGTTTAAATTGAATTATATAGctcaactaattaattaattgtacttatcgtatcaaaaaaaaaaaaaaagtaaagagagaaaaaagtaattGCACATAGATATTGCATGGCAATCTCTAGGAGAGTTAATTGCTGCCACTTACACCATGCTTATTTTCCGGATGCGGAATAATTAATACATCCAgctttataaattattaattctgGCTTGTTGGGAGCTTATCTACTATTCCACCCCACCATAAGATTGTTATAAATTCCTTCTAATATTATTCAATTGCAATTCATTATGCAGGAAATTAACACAATGAATATGCTAAATACATGGTTGCCCAGATTTGAGCATGCTAAAAACATGCTTGAATACTTTTCGTTGAGATATCAAAATAAtgtatggcttttttttttaaaaaaactttttcttttaaagatctTTCACATATTAAATAGAGGGAGGGAGGTTTAAATCTTAAACATGTTAGATTAGTGATGATATGGATTTTTAGTGACATTGATGTACACAAAAAGCATGATATGTTAATCATATCATATGGCAGTGATTAggtcttcttttttgtttgggtttgaaTAATATGGAACATTCAACACCTCTACAGCAAAAAGcaagttaaaatatatatatatatatatatatatatatatatatatatttaaaagcaaGTTAAATACCAATATTCCCTTCTTAGTATTATTGAGGGGGTGTGTTTCTTTTCTGTAGAATaaacccaagtccaataaaTATTTGAGCCATTCAGAATACTCATTTCATTCTTAGATTTATTTACAGAAAAGtcataataaaaacaaattttggttCCTGTATGATAATTGAGGTGGCTACCAACTTTTGTTGAATGTTACCCATGCTGATCACTTCATGAAGCTCCAAAATTAGTCGGTTTATGTCATCTTTCGCCAGAGCAGAAAAGTGATGCCTGACCTTATGAGTATTGTGATCCAGTAGTCGCTCTCCTGGCTAGACATTAGAACCAATGATGGTTTCAttttaccattttcttttttctctccctctataATCTTTTTAATCAAAATCATCACAGTTAGTGCAGATTTGTGGCATAATATTCActcaaaattttactttatttctaAGATAAGACCATATATTGCGTGCTTTAGCCTTTAACATCACTGTAGCGTCATTACCATGTTTAAAACTCTTTCActtctgtgtgtgtgttggggAGTGATACGATATTTCCACGCTTGTTTTTCTTACTCACTCATTGGGAAAGCCACTATGAACGGGGCTTAGCTATCTTAAGCATGAAATTTCAAGGCCTGATAGTGAAcaacattaatatatttatgtatatatatatacacacacacacacaaaatttaacacCTTATGATATGTTTGTTAgtgatagataaaaaaataatattagtgataaataatatttaataaacgTGATCTCTGTATTTACCAAAAATGATCTTGACCAAATGCAGCTGCTTATAAATGGTTTAATAAGATGAGTTTTGCAATGTTTACCTTTAATTTTCCCATGATGGAAGAGACATTTACTATTCTCCCTGAATTGGATAATTCAATAAGCTGAATAGTTGCTTTGCTCAGTTGCTTGATCCCATAATAGTTTGTTCTTAAACAATTCTTTGCTGTTTCATGGATGCAGGTTTACAAGCTCCTTTAGACGTATGAGATTTGCACCTAGAAGAATCTGCATTATCATAAGCAATGGTAAATGATGTTGCACTCatgtttaaaaagttttaacaaCTACATGTTTTTGTGGGCGCAGGTCGTCCAGTTACTCAATCCACAATTCCGGAGAGATGGTCCCAGGCCTCTTTGACTTCACCAAATGCAAATGGTATTTCATTGACCCTCCAGttactctctccctctctctctctctctgtgtctgtGGCCCAATGGAattgagaaaaaggaaaagaataataTCTATACTTATCTTGCACTGCTTCTCCATCAAGTCATTACCTCCtcttttactataaaaaacATTCTTCTGCtcctttttttaacttaatCTTATCTGGGTTTGCTTCACCTTCAAtgttcttttgcttttgcttttgttttttttttttcgttcctACTATGTAAGTTGTTTACTTTATTTctttatcattcttttttagttttccaAAGACTGTTTTTTGAATACTAGTttgattaaaaaactaaataggtTGTCTTCGTGTTATAGATTGAACCAGATCTTGCCATCGTCTGAGCCAAGCCGAGTTAGCTACtgattttgaaggaaaaaagggCAAGTAGGTGAATTTTCTGTTCAAGATTACTTAGCTACAAGAACTTAGTTCAAAGATTGGAGGTTTTGGTGTTTGTATCTAAATCAACTGAATTTTTCACACAGTCATAGGTTTCTGTAGAAGGAAAGAATTGCTTTatttaatttccaaaaaaactTTGGTACTAAGATACTTCCCAATGGAGCCGTCATAATCTTCTTCTTGTTCCAACTTTGGTACTTAAgagatttttttcccttgcaAAATCCCATATTGGTGGATTGTTCAGAAAGCAAGAAAGATGGATATTGATAGCAAATACTAGAAATCTAAGTGCACCGTAAATGGAAAGTAATAATAGTTTTATGTTTCATATTATAGGAAGTATGAAGttcttggttttttctttttttggtccaACAATTGTCATTTTCAGTGGAGAAAACTTGTTAATGTGAGTTATTTAATAAACTTTATGCGCCTGGTTCTTCGTTTAGTCAAAGGATCGACCATATCAATTAAGAAGTTTTCTGCATTTTATtattgcaaagaaaaaaaaaagtaatttggtTGACAAAGTTTATGCTCGATCGTTATATATCTCAAGCAAAtatgattgtaggaatgaaAAAGTCCTTCTGCTTTCTTTGGACTTTGTTGAAAATTctcacatttttataatatctaatttatagttattgttatttgatCATTGGTGGTTCCATGTCAAGTGTGTACATTAGTAGGTGTGTTCAACAATATTTATCCTACTATAATATTAGTacattaattaatgaaataaatcacatttgattttgatttagaaacccctatttttttggatttgaagtAATAGCTCAGTGGTGGTGGCATCTTTTGTGGTGTATGATGTAGTTTGAACTctatcacccccccccccctaccaTCTATCTACTAAAAATCATTATTGTTTTGGGCCTATATTAGACTCATTCAAAACCATTAAAACCTTTATGCTGTATTTGGATTTGGGTGATTAAAATCAACATATCTTGTTTAGACAATCAAAAAATGTCAAGAATTTGGATTTAACAAATCCACCAAAgatattaaaagtttaaaatttttgaatttgaaattacaCGTAAAATCAAtagatttgaaatcaaggtattttaaatgtatttatttaaaatcCATATCAAAATTAGCTTGCTTGTTTCCAAATGCAATCTTAAGTTTTGAGTCTTACTTTCTAGTTGACTGATAGGAACTAGGGAGGCTAAGATGCATGCTTACTGGAGTTTTTATGTTGCTAAATACTCATAAAAGAACAAATTTttctattgaaaattttgtaatgagTTGCTTGTATTCTGGTTCTCATATTGAAAGCCTATTCATAAAGAGGAAAATCCTAGTTGTTGCAAGTTCCTACCTTCTCCATGTTGGCGACATTGCTTGAAGACTGTCAAGATTGAAAGCCTTAAAGGACATGTAGATAGAGAGATTTTGTACAAGTATTTTtctgaaaatgaaaaaactttGGAGAACTTCCAGTTTCTTGTTGGGGGCATAGCTTGAAGAGTATTTAAATTGTGACCTTGAGAGGATATGCATTCATATACAATGTTCTCTCTTTGCTATGTTTTAGAGAAGTAAAACTCTTGGAAATGGCCCCTTAGATCTAACTGTTAACTTGTGAAATCTTTTAGTCAAAATGAATTTCGTAAAAGTGAACGATTTATAAGATTACTTTAGAcatcttaaattatttttaaggaacGGATTGTCTCGTGTTTGGCACTACAGCTAGTATGATttagataaattatttgatATTCTTAATGTAACAGTCTACTGCTTGCATATGAGAATGAAGTATGCCCTTCTACCAAACaagcatgaaagaaaaaataataatattttcttcatttataCTTTTATCCCCCCTACGTACGTTCTCATTCTCACATTTTTCCTTCCAGTGAAAGAGCACTCAAAAGTCTCAAAATACCAGTGTGCTTTACATTCTAggctttttttataaaatttgtagaatacACAATTTGAATGATGAACTATGTAACCCAATGCAACTTTCTTTCTAAATTGCCTAATTTGTTCCTCATTACTAGCCAACACAagaataaatttctttgttaATGTTTGAGAGAACTAAATGATTTTCCACCATCCTACTATTGTGAGCCTTGCTTTGATGTAGTAGCCAACACAAGAATGAATTTCTTGAGACAGTTTGAGGGAACTAAATGATTTTTCCACCATCTTACTATTGAGAGCCTAGCTTTGATGTACTCCTATGTTTTTGCATTTGAATTGTGTTGGAAGTCATAATTGAGAATTGTATTTTATGGTCCTCACCACgaatttaaaattgtattaaatgtattttatggAAGTCATAAGTGAGACTAATGCAATATTAAAATTGTATAATGAGGACTTGCTTTATGCTCAATGTACTAGTATAATGAGTTGTGCACATCAGGAACTCTCTTATGTAGAAAATAGATTTAAACTAGCTTGCTTAAAGTAAACTTAGGTGTGGACGTCCTTCTCTCCTTTATGGATCCCAAGTGCATCGTTATGGAGATTCTTAAGTCAATTTCTTTAGGCTAGTAGACAAGCATATCTCTCATTCATTGTCATCTCATGAATAGTTACATGTCACAGCCTGGTAGAGAAGCATATCTACAAGCAATTAGAATTTAACTTCTCTATTCGTTTCTTTTTAATGCAGGCTGTTCAATTTCTCCTGCTCTCTCGTGAACACTAAGCATTCTCATTACTCTGATAGTAAGGCTGAAGAGACAAATTTGCAACATGGCTATCCTTCCTCAAGTGAGTTGTAGTTTCGCAATGACAGATTGCACTTGTAACATTCCAATAGTATAAAACTAAAAGGAAAATGGAGGATTTTACTATATGTTTCATAGTAATTGAGTTGCCATTCAAGGAGTGTTCTATAGAACTTAGAATACTAAGGTTTTAGCCCTTTACACTCACCAAAGCATTACATCTACTCAACCAATGAACAAGACTTTGGTTTTATGTGGATAATGACTGTACAAAGCATGCGTTCACGAAAATGCTGTTGTCATCTCGTTTAATACTTATGGAGTAATAACAACATACTCACATATATGATGATAATAACTCATATCTGTGAAACACCATTTATGCATTCACTCTTGTACATTACTGTTTTTTGTTAAATGCAGCCAAAACTCATGTTATTATGTGAGTATGGAAGGAGTTTATAATACTTACTAATTAGCAAGTCAAAGGCTACTGAATAGATAAGGATGGGCACTAAGTCATGAACCCtattattaaaacaagaaattgaTTATTACTCTCTTATTGGAGAAAACTCATCTATAGTATGGAATTTGAAGTAGCCTTTTAAATTATGCCATTGGTACTTATAGAAAATGGGAGGCGAATGTTAATCATATTTCATGTAATATTATTGAACCACTTGAGTGTGCCATATGCTTGGCTTTCACTTTTTATATGTTCAACGGTAGTATAATAGAGACATAAATATACAGCGGAGTTATTGTGGACCGCCGAAAGTTGATGTAGTTTTAGTCATGCTTAAACGTAGTAGAGACATAAGGCCCACCAAAAGATGCAAAATCACATAAGGCCATTGGTTTCTTAGAGACATTAttgtcctatatatatatatatatatatatacacatattaaTATACACACACCCGCACCTACACGCACATTACACCTACCACATTCGTATTTGTAAATGCAAAAAACCCTTTATTGTTAAACTTGCTTGATTTGGATGAACCCTTGTTGATAGTAATATGTGTGATGGAAATTTTGTAGATTGCAGGTTAGGGAAGAGCTTTTTTGAAGATAGTAGACGAGAACAGTCAACTGGTATatgaagtactttccttttcaACACCTGCAACTTTTTCTCATGAATTAAGTGTGATTGCATTATTTACTTCTGTGATGACACTGTGTACAACTGAAAGGAAACAACATGAGTCATTTATTTACGCATTGTTGATGGATTACGTTCATATAGGTTATTTTGAAGCACATATTTCGTATGAAACCAACATTACACTCGtgcattcaaaattttatttactcACTTTTCACCAATGACCCAAGTATGTAAGCATCATGGTATGACatagttaaaaattattatggatgtaataaatattacaattacGTTAATTGGGTgtttgttaatatatttttgaaacactcTACTGCTTATCTACTTTTACAACTTATCACACTGATATGCGTCTACGATAAGTGTTATGTGCTCTAAGAAATTTTAAGCATACTTGGGTATGTCTGTTCctaacaaatcataaatgatattatatataataattattaccTCCGTAGTAACAAATCTTGGTGTAGGTAAAATTTCGTAACTATTGTGCTACaatggataaaagttggatggACAAGAAAAGGggttcaagggaatattttgaaGGTGTAGCAAAATTCGTGGAATTTGCCTCTTTATCTGTGCGCAATGGGAAGATCTTGTGCCCTTGTGTGAAATGTGTGAATTTGATTTCAGTACTGCCAAATGTGGCACGTGATCATTGTTGGGCTTCGGGGATGCTTAACAATTACAAAGTTTGGAAATTTCATGGGGAATCGGCGGCTGCCACGCCGGCTACCGTATGTGGGAGCTCTCATGTGCAAGAAACCCTAAATGAATATGGTGATTTTCGTGGGATGTTGCACGATTTGTGCCCCCCGCATGAAATGGCACCCGAACCAATGGAAGAAGGTCCTACTATGCAACATGTGGATGAAGGGATGAATGATGAGGCCAATAAGTTTTACAAGATGATAGATGATGTAGACAAACCTTTATATGAAGGCTGTActaaatttagcattttctcGGCCATTGTTGTGTTGTTCCAGTTGAAGACTCTGTGTGGTTGGACGAACAAGTCATTTACAATGTTGCTTCAAGTTTTGAAGGATTTACTTCCTTCAGATGCCAAGTTGCCAAAAGACCATTACGAGGCTAAGAAGATAATCCGAGACTGGGGTTTGGGTTATGAGAAGATTCATGCTTGTCCCAATGACTGCATGCTATTTTGGAAGGACAATGTTAACCTCGATGCGTGTCCTTGTTGTACCTCTTCAAGGTGGAAAACAAATGAGGCATCTGTTGCTAGTAAAAATGCTTCATCCACTAAGGGCAAGAAGAAAGCTGCAAAGATCCTACGGTGGTTCCCTTTAAAGCCAAGATTGCAATGGCTGTTTCTTTCACCCGATTTGGCTAGTTCTATGAAATGGCATGTTCATGGTCGTACTGATGATGGGGTTATGCGGCATCCTGCTGACTCCGAGGCATGGAAAATGTTTGATACTAAGTATTTGGAGTTCTCGTCTGACCCTCGTAATGTCAGACTTGGATTAGCTGCAGATGGGTTCAACCCCTTTGGAATTATGAGTACTAGTCACAGTACATGGCCTGTCATGTTGGTCCCCTACAATCTCCCACCTTGGTTGTGCATGAAACGATCATCTTTGATTCTATCAGCGGTTATTCCTGGTCCTACCTCACCAGGGCTTGCTACAGATGTGTACTTGCAACCATTAGTAGAAGAACTAAGGGAGTTATGGGATGTTGGAGTACAGGCATACGATGCATCTTCAAAAGAAATATTCCAATTGCGTGCAGCATTGATGTGGACTATAAATGATTTTCCTGCATATGCAGATTTGTCGGGTTGGAGTACCAAAGGTGGGTTGGCGTGTCCTTCTTGTGCAACGGAGACCGACTCTCGGTTTTTGAAAAATGGCCATAAATTCTGTTACATGGGACATAGACGATGGTTGGATGTTGACCACAATTTCCGGGAAGAAGGTATGTTATTTGATGGATCTAATGATACACGATTGGCTCCTGTACCACCAGTCGCGTCACAGATTATTCCGGACACTGAACATTTAGTTGGACGTTGTCTGGGAAGGAAATGTCAACTTGCttacaataaaagaaagagaggggaGGCAGATCAAAGTGGTTGGAAGAAGAGAAGTATATTGTTCACCTTGCCTTATTGGGAGGATCACAAGTTGCGACACAATCTTGATGTGATGCATATAGAGAAGAATGTGATGGACAATATACTTGGCACACTGTTGAACTTGAAGGATCAAACAAAGGATAATTACAAGGCACGCCTTGACTTGGCAGACATGGGGATAAGGACTCAACTTCACCTACAACGAAGAAGTGATGATAAGTATATTATACCACCCGCTTGTTTTCATATGAGTTCATCGGAGAGAGATGGTTTCTTGCAAGTTTTGAAGGATGTAACAGTGCCTGATGGGTACGCTTCCAATATCTCACACCGCGTGAATATGAAAGAACGCAAGGTTTCTGGGTTGAAGAGTCATGATAATCACATCTTGATGCAGCAATTGTTTCCCATAGCATTACGCGGGTCTTTGCCATCTCATGTTACTAGGCCTTTGATAAAGTTAGCTTGCTTCTTTAGAGAAATTTGTTCCAAAACCCTTAGTGTTTCAGATATTGCGACTGTTGAGGCAGACATTGCAGTGACGTTGTGTGAATTGGAAAAGATATTTCCTCCATCCTTCTTTACAGTGATGGTACATTTGGTCATGCACTTAGCTGCTGAAGCCAAGATTGGTGGTCCAGTGCACTACCGGTGGATGTATCCTATTGAGAGGTAAGACGTATGTAATATTATTGATTAACTATGAGTTTCATGTGCGTAGCTAAATAACCATGGCCAATCATTAATCTTCATATTCCTTTATAGGTACCTCGGACGCCTTAAGTCTTACGTACGAAATAGAGCTGCTCCAGAAGGGTCTATTGCTGAAGGATACATCGTAGAGGAGTGCTTAACATTTTGTTCACGGTATATGGAAGGAGTTGAAACTATATTCAACCGACCGACCAGGACGATTGAGGAGTCAACAGGGGTTGTTTCAATTGTGACACTAAGCAATAGAGAGTGGACCCAAGCCCATCGCTATGTTTTATTCAATTCTGAAAACATCAACCAGTTTCGGGAGTAAGTACTACATATTCCAATATGAGTGCACGTCAAACCATTGTACGTTAGGTCTATTAACCCTAATACAATTGCCTGCACAGGATGCACAAAAGATTGATGGAGGACGAACTCCGAAAAGGCCACCATCGTATATCCGAGGCCATTATATATAAGCACCACATGGAGAAGTTTTGTAGTTGGTTTAGGTGTCACGTACGTATGACAGTTTCAACTTCTTCAAGTAGTAACACTATGGTTACTTGTACTGatatgattaattttgtttttatatgttagGTAATGTCATTGACTATTGCTGATAGGGAAAGGGAGGGAGTTAGTGATACCCTTGCTGCACTGTCCAAATGGCCATATAATATGTAAAGCGGCTGAAGCATTATGTCATAAATGGTTTAAAATTTAGGAGTGTAAAAGATGAGGTAAACAGAAAAACGCAAAATAGTGGAGTTAGTGTCGCTACTGATGGTGGCATTACATACTATGGTATTTTAAGTGATATAATCGAGTTGAATTATTCTAAGAATATCAAACATGTGTTATTCAAGTGTAAATGGGTTGATGACCAAAATAGGAGAGGATATAAGACTGATGAGTTTGGGTTTCCTATGGTGAATTTTACACACTTCATACATGGTGGGGATGAAGTGATAGATGAATCGTATGTCTTGGCATCTCAAGCTACACAAGTTTTTTATGTGGAAGACAAAAGGCAGAAGGATTGGTATGTTGTTGTCAAAACTAAAGCTAGGGATGTCTTTGATGCCGGTGTTGGTCCCCAACGTGATGAGGATGACACATATAGTTTTTCTGGGAATGTTCCGTACAATGTGGCTTGTAATGAGGTTGTGAGTGACAACCTTGGTTGGGCTCGGGATGATGTAGAGGGAATGAAAATTGATGCCTCTATCATTGCTCAAAGAGATCTTCATGAAGTGGCCAACTTAGACGATTGTGAGTTTATTGACGATGAGTCCAACAATGAAGATGCCAACGAGGATGAGTACACCGATGATGAGTAGTGTAATAGCTTAGTGGTGTATTATGTGTTTGGATGTTACAACTATTAATGAAAATGGATGCCATCATGAATTTGTTGGAATGCCTCTGTGTagtatttgatttctttgttaATGAAACATTAATGCTGTTAATTCcttaaatttttacttattatgaACTTTGATATATGATCCTGTGGTGTTAGGGTTTCCGTTTGTTGTTGTTAAAGTGTTTGGCAAAGATAAGCTTTTAAACGTTAATAGGTGGCTTGTATATGTtgttaaatattaaaatgagttattttacTTTGTGTTTTTCACTTGCATTGTAAGCAATTAATTATTGTCTATAATTAACAATTT from Castanea sativa cultivar Marrone di Chiusa Pesio chromosome 11, ASM4071231v1 harbors:
- the LOC142615990 gene encoding uncharacterized protein LOC142615990, which produces MDKSWMDKKRGSREYFEGVAKFVEFASLSVRNGKILCPCVKCVNLISVLPNVARDHCWASGMLNNYKVWKFHGESAAATPATVCGSSHVQETLNEYGDFRGMLHDLCPPHEMAPEPMEEGPTMQHVDEGMNDEANKFYKMIDDVDKPLYEGCTKFSIFSAIVVLFQLKTLCGWTNKSFTMLLQVLKDLLPSDAKLPKDHYEAKKIIRDWGLGYEKIHACPNDCMLFWKDNVNLDACPCCTSSRWKTNEASVASKNASSTKGKKKAAKILRWFPLKPRLQWLFLSPDLASSMKWHVHGRTDDGVMRHPADSEAWKMFDTKYLEFSSDPRNVRLGLAADGFNPFGIMSTSHSTWPVMLVPYNLPPWLCMKRSSLILSAVIPGPTSPGLATDVYLQPLVEELRELWDVGVQAYDASSKEIFQLRAALMWTINDFPAYADLSGWSTKGGLACPSCATETDSRFLKNGHKFCYMGHRRWLDVDHNFREEGMLFDGSNDTRLAPVPPVASQIIPDTEHLVGRCLGRKCQLAYNKRKRGEADQSGWKKRSILFTLPYWEDHKLRHNLDVMHIEKNVMDNILGTLLNLKDQTKDNYKARLDLADMGIRTQLHLQRRSDDNA